GAATAATTTCACTAACCTGCTAGCATGCTTTCTTTGGGATGATAAGTTAACAGAGCCAATGCAGCTTATCAGTGAATTTCTCTTCTTGCCGGACTTTATATTACACGACGTGGAACTCCGTGGATTAGCTGAACTTTGATTTATTGTCATCGGATTCTTCTGCATTTCAAGCCTTGTCTTCAAGGTATTGAGTTCTTGTTCTAAAGTCTGAATTCTGAAGCTTGTGGATTCGTAGTCCTTTTGTGAAAACTCAGACCTTTGCAATGCTGGAGCTTTTTTGTGTGGAACTGAATTGAGGGGTCTGCTGCCTGTTTCTCCACTCGTGTAAGTGGGGCTTTCTTCGAGATTTTGGCTTCTTGGTAGGCTCCCGGAGAATTCTTTACAATGCGCTTCGTATCTGAATGAGTCTGAGCATTCTTTCAATGTTTGATGTGTATTTAGTTGTTGAATAAAAAGTGCCTGCACAACTAGTCGCAGTGGCATTAAATTGTTTTGAACCGCTTGGATACACACCTCTGGTGATAGTTTCTGGCATTTGAGGTTTTTGCACACCATGGCTTTCTCTTCCGGTGTCAAGTCCTTGTGCACCTAAAAATAAACATAATCCGCCATTTAAAACAGAAAGCATATCATTCAACATAATAAAGATTAGATATTAATTCAGAATTTGTTTGAGCTTAAGGTAAAAAGATTACCTGCAGAAAGGTGTCTAATGCATGGTAAAGATGATCATGGTTTTGTCTGCTTGACGTTGGTACCATTTCTACGAGAGCCACAATTCTTTTCAAACTCATTCTCGGATCAGTAGCTATATGTGCTAGATAAGAATCCCATAATTCTGCAACAACAGAGTTATTTGGCGAATGGATATAATCTGAGTCCATGTTTGATGCCACATATGTGGAAAATATATTCTCCATTGTGGCCAGTTCAATACTAGAAGATAATGAATCACTCCCGGTTGCTGGGAAGAGAAAATCTTCAAAATATGCTGTATGCAAAATGGTAGCAATTTGATCTTGTAACTTTCCCTGAATATATTTGCTTGTTAGGCCAAATTGCAGAGATCTAGAAAGCAATGACAAGTAAAACCCAACAGGAATCGCTTTACTAGCCTTCTCCCCCATGGGAAGTAGACTAATGACACCTCGCAAGACTGTCAAATCTTTGTTATTTGTATTCTCACTGCCATTTTTGTCACCCGAGGATTGGCGAGTCTTGGTTGATAGGATCCATTTATCTGCATAGAAAAGAACAATAGGACTGACATATTTTTCCCTCATACCTTGTCTTCTTAAAGATCCTATTATCCTCTTGAAAAATACGAATGGCAACGCAATAAGATCTTTGATCCAGAGATCTCGTCTCACAATCTCCTCCACTTTTTGACAGCTCCAAGCTTGACTAGCTAACATGTCCAATGTAACTACTGGTTGGTTCCTCCTCCTCTCTGGATCAAGAATTTCCATGCAAGACATGAAGGCAAGTGACTCGATGCAACGACTCACAATCAGCAGATCTTCAGCCCATGGAAGCAAAGTTTGACACTTCTGGAGAACAATTAAAGTGTCATCCCAACTTTGTAAGACAACTTGGTTCAGATAGATATCAAACCTTTGACACAGGTTGCCAGAGCAATAATCTTCTGTCATTTCAAGAAATTCTGCCGCACATCTTAGAGCAGCTACATTAAATGGATCAACTAAAGATGATGAGCCGTAGATGAAGAGGGAAATCATCTCAAAGGTTTCTGGTCCACCAGGAAAATCTTTTGGTAGCTTAATCTCATTTGATTCACCAAGTGTCCTGCTAAAGTATCCACTCTTTGAAATCAGTGGATACTGTGAAAAAACAAGGCATTCTGTTATATAATCAAGAAAGCAGGCAAGTATCTAGCAAGAGTAACTTTTTTTTTTGAGGGCATTGTATTTAGGATATATAAGTGCAACCCTCAATCATGCAAAATGCAGCAATAAACAAATATTTAGTTCTGAATTTAAGATCTCAATCACCTTGTGGAGGTTAAAAGTTCTATCAGCAACTTGAACAGAAAGCGAAACGGGAAAGCCAGTCTCTTGGCTCCTGTACACACAATTTAAAGATTGTTTTAGAAAGAAATGTAATTGGTTATGGACTTCTAACTAAACACATACAGAGATATAGAGCTAGATACCATGATATGATTTTGATTTTGAGTAGTGCAGCAACATTTGGAGATGGAAAAGGACTTGAAAGAGGTGAAATGTTAAAACTTGCAGTATCCATTACAATAACTGTATAACTACTAACTTGTAATATGAAAGAGTAGTAATGTAAAGGTTGGAACTGAAGCTTGCAAGCTACAACTGGTAATAAGAAGAATGCTCTGAGCTTGTACagtttataatatatttttttgttaCAGATTCTAGAATGCAGAAGACAAGTCAGGTGAACATGATGACTCTGATTAACACTTAAATATCTCTTTCGAAAATTTAATATAGATTAACGAGAAGAATGGTATTTCAGTAGACTCTTTTGTAGAGAGAGTGCTGCAGTCTTATTTGTAGATATGGTCAAAGTCGTAGGCCGCACGAGTGAGATTGAGTAACCTAGTTTTGAGGCATAAAAAACGATGGAGACTCGAATCTTGTGAAGTTGGAGAAAAGTATGTTAACAAAACAAGAATTGAACACTATTTGCCACAAGTATAGTATAAAACTAAGGTGTGGGGGACGCAGAGAAGGTGAAGTGCGGATGAAGATTTGGTGGGTTTAGGGAATAAGCAAACACCCGAGACGGCACGTACAAGTGTGTGATTACTGCTACACTAGTTGTTTGGTTTTTTTTAAAGTTTTAACCGACTGGCTTACTCCTCTGCATCTCCTGATCCTCGCTCTCTTCTGTTCTATAGTCCCTCCTCCCTCGGTCTTATTGAATTAACATAACaaatctatatattataaattgttgAATAACTTTTTCCTAAATTTGATATTCATATTTTGGTTGGGATATGATTTTTAATTTGAATTTGACCATACTATCCATTTTTAGATTTGGTATCCATATTAGATTTATAAAATATTCATGTACCTATTATGACCCATTTTAAATATAGAAACTTTGCaatacaattttaaatattaattgtgTTAATTATGATaagttttttttttttgaaaaccaGTTATGGTAAGTTCTTAATACAAATTTGAAGTAAAGTTTAAATTTTAACAGATTTATTTATAGAAataatctcataaaatatataacataaaaataacatatgtaacgaaaatagtttttaaataaatttattataatatgtaGATGCCATACACTTATTATATAGATAATTTAATTTTTCgtaatcatattattcaatttgaattataaatttatttatttattttattaaataatttttgaaatccCGTGTACAAAGCACGGGCTATAAACTAGTTTTAACAACAATCGaacaagaaaaaaaaatatatactggAGGAGTATGGAATACATAGAacaaaaatgaattattttcattactCTGTTTTATTTTCCAAATACCATTTACATATGTTTCACTACAATGCTAACACTCCCACACTTATTTTAAGTCAAATATATGAAAAAATATCTGATAACTAGTTTATTGACTTATAAGCCCGCAAGAGCTTATTGACGAGTGTTTGTCAATCCagcttataagttgaatttacaacttataagctgataagttgaatgttagtaataatgtattttttctcaacttattttttatttttcatttttttatcaattttagttttgaaatatattttttaaatgttaatataacttaaaatataaaaattaagataaaaaattttaattttcttttatttagcaaaaaaattatattttttaattcatttaaataaaaaatatatatataccggAGGAGTATGGAATACATAGAAcaaaaatgaaatattttcatTACTCTGTTTTATTTTCCAATGCCATTTACATATGTTTCACTACAATGCTGACACTCCCACACTTATTTTAAGTCAAATATAGGGAAAAAAAACTATATAGGGCATGTTTGGCAAATCTGATAAACTGGTTTATTAACTTATAAGCTCGCAAAGAGTTTATTAACGAGTGTTTATCGATCTAGCAagctgaatttacaacttataaactgataagttgaatgttagtaatgacgtacttttctcaacttattttttatttttcatttttttatcaattttagttttgaaatatattttttaaatgttaatataacttaaaatataagaattaagataataatatttaaaaattatattttttagttcatttaaataaaaagGAAATGACTTATAACTTAAATTATCCAAACatttatataacttataagtatttatcaatTTATTACTTATCAGTCACTTATTCGGTCTATATTATAatttacttattttaagatttttcaAAGTGACTGGTATTCCGATTCTACATAGGTAAAGGGTTTTCTGGACACTTTGGTCACCTAAAACCAAAATCAGGGATCAAACGGACCGATATTTCAACAGCTGAACGTGTACCTTGCAACCAGAACTAGGATACAGTCGCGCgatttttttcatttttcttttcttttatatTAGTGGATTTTGTCAAATTGATCCAAATTTGATTAAAATTTATGtctatatataatttaaaaatctAAAAAATACATATTACAGTAGTAGGTGCTTTCAAAGAAGATAGATTGTCAATTTTTGAAAATGGTAACCCCCAATAAATCAAGATAAAAGTTATGGGCTGAGAAATTACAAATGTCATTGGGCCAAAAAACAATCAAACGTGGAACTCAGTAAAGAAAATGATTAATTTTATTATCTAGCCTACATAGAGTAGGGAATATTTGTTGCTGATCTAAAGTCCAAAAAGATAATATAAGGACCCAAATAGGAAAAGTTGGCTCAGCTGGCCCAATGTGTTATTCTGGTTTTAATTTGTTGTTCCTCGATTGACAAGTGtaaaaatattcaaatattaataaattaatataaactAGTATTATTAGGGGTGAGAAACCAAAATACCCACAATTTGGGGAGATTTGCCCAAAATACCTATTGACGGGACGTTCCGCCCTTTTTACCACTGAATACGCATGTCAGTAATGCggattcaaattttaaaattttaacaaagAATACGCATGTTCAGCATGCGTATTTACTTTTTGTTTTTTTGTGAATACGCATGTATGTTAAACATGCGTATTCTTTATAAAACCAAAAGTGAATACGCATGTTCAACATGCGTAGAACATGCGTACCCTTTATTGAATTTTTGGAGGCTGAATACGCATCACTGAAATGCGTATTTCGTGGGTATTTTAGACGGTTCGCGCGCATCTGAGCATTTTGGGCAGTTGAAGGTGGAAAATAGTGTATTTTGGGCATTCTTTCTATTATTAGCTTAAAACCTGTGTCATGTACGGATcggattttttttaatattatataaaaaagtttaaaaaatattttaaattcaattcttaattttgttcatttataACTTTAAATTATATAACTTCATGATATTATATTAGTAGACATATATGTTCAAAACTTTTTTGgacatttaaacttatttaaagtgatatcATTGTTAGGGGGATTattattataacgaaattattattttattgaagCTAGAAATATAATGTCTCAATTATGTTGGGAccttcaaaaatattattttagcatggtgattacttaatcgattaactataactctataaaaaatattttaaaaagacAATATTACTTATTGGAcaatatagttttattgataattttatgtgtattttttaaaaaactaatattaatgttttaattaaaatttgattttttttaattcacatcaataggatacgaattTTACTTACtctaatataaatttgatttatctcggataagtggtttatattattttattttaacccgatGTCGGATGCCCAATACACCGatcaaatcaaactaattatttttagtgtttttttttaaatctggATTAATAAGATAATTTggttttagactgaataattagtatatattaatttatttttgttggtcgaattgtatttttattttagttttgtgttaatctgaatcaattgtataatgtattttttagcttggataaataatatatattattttgtttatctaAGTTTATAATTGATAGTATTGTTATTTTATCTTAATCGGAGTCACAcgatatatcaactaaatcttaataataatatttagtttgcttaaatttaatttagcccgaagtagaaaattagaataatatagaactcgatatgaattaaaatataaattggtagaagaagttaaatttaatataaattataatgatatagagttcgttataaaatataattgaaattGATAAAGTAATAGAtgaagttgacttcaatatcaattagaattagaatttaTTGACCCAAcaattaaaattagaataattaagcaagtgtaattaagtaatttcagcgaGTACCGATCaaccgactaccaaatttttaatgtttcgtctattataatataatatagatagtATAGATATGTGTATATGATTAAAACTGAATATTAACAAAAATTAAATGTGTCTGTAACTAAATTTTTTATAGGAtttgaaataaattttaattatcacATTTGAAATATTAACCccttatatttaaaaaaataggCTTGCTTTTGTATTTAAAACagaattaaatttaaataattatcaaaaattaAATTTAGATTTCTTAAGCCCTTTATTTAATACagtatattataattataatatcaCAAAATTTTATCAGATTtgaatatatttataaatattataattttaattttggGATAGGAAACAAAACATTGAAAAATTCAAAATAACCGTGTCGCGGTTCTTAGCATAACTTAGCATTTTTTTAATATATCTCCTCACCAAGGCTTTGCAACTAGTCAAAAACAGAAACACTACAACTCTTTGATCTCCACCATCAATTCGTAACACATGCGGAAATCAACGGCCATAAGACCATGTTGTGACACACCATTGAATACAACAAATAATCTGTACAATCAAGAGTTTTAATTTTCTAGATGAAAAAGATCCGGAGAACTCGGATTATCTTAATTGCTAAGGCTTCCCTTTCCTATATATACTAGTTTTTCGAGAGTTTCGTATTCACAAAATATTTACTACAACTTTCAAGCTCTAACAACAaaatctgcattttcttcacagtTTCAACATCTAACTTTATAATATGGTGAGCTCATAACTTTAATTATGAGTATACAAATGTTGCATTTGTCTTATACAATAACATGGTCTCCAATTTGTACTGACCAAATATTtcatttttgttttttttttcttgtttATTCGCGGTATGTTTGGCTAACTACAGTCTTTGGCAATCAAGATTCAGGTGTGTAATGTTCTCTTTAGTTACATGTAAATGTAGCATCTTCTTAACTGATTGGTGGCACAGTATCTGATAACTATGGTTAATGTATGCAGAACGAATTCGATCGCCGATCCGAGAGAGTTAAGTGTGTGGATTTGCATCCAACACAACCCTGGTAAGTTCTTTAACTCAACTTGACAACTTTTTTGGATGTTCTCATTACAAAACCACATGCATTGCATATACTTAAAAAAAATGAAGATGATGTTCTTGTTCTTTGTGCAGGGCACTACTCAGTTTGTACTCAGGGACTGTGTGCATCTGGAACTATCAGTCCCAAGTAAGTTACATGTCTTATGTTTCCGGTTGTGACTCTACTTTATTTACAATATGAACAGATTTTGTAAGCGCCTGCTCAAACTCTGTTTGATATTTTATAGGAAACAGAGAAGTCATTTAAAATCGCTGAAACGCCAGGTACATTGCCATCACTAGTCCTTATATCTTGATGATATTCTAAATTTAGTTGCCTGCTGTGAGTTTATGACTCGTTTACGATGGGTTTGAAGACTAAGTATGAATTGTGTATGATTGTTTGCAGTAAGATGTGCAAAGTTTATACCAGGAAAAGATTGTTTTGTCGCTGGAGCTGATGACAAAATGATTCGCGTATACAACTACAGCACTGCAGAAAAGATCAAAGAATTTGAAGCACACACTGACTATATCAGGTCAGTGGATGTGCATCCAAGCCTTCCATATGTTCTATCAGCGTCTGATGACAAGCTCATCAAGCTCTGGAACTGGGAAAAAGACTGGGAATGCACTCAAATTTTCGAGGGACATGAGCATTATGTTATGCAAGCAGCGTTCAATCCGAAAGAGACTAGCACATTTGCTAGTGCATCCCTTGATTCTAAAACAATAATATGGAACGTTGGATCTCCGAATCCAAAGCATGTGCTAGAGGGCCATTCTAAAGGAGTAAATACTGTTGAATTCTTCGTCGCTGGAGATAAATCATTTGTCCTTACAGGTTCCGACGATTTTACTGCCAAGGTATACACTATGTCATTTTGTATCAATATTTACATAAACTACAATTACTGCTAAATAAATTGTGGACATGTTAACATGTAACATTGTACAATCAGGTGTGGGATTATCATACTGGAGCTTGCCTTCATACACTAGAAGGCCATACAAACAATGTCACTTCTGTACGTTTTCTTGGGGATGTTCCAAATGGACCACTGATAATTACAGGTTCAGAAGATGAGACCATTCGCATATGGAACACCACAACCTACAGGTAATTTCCACTAAATTTCATTACAACCATCCATCTCATGACCTCGAATTTATTATATTACTTTTGTCGATTTTAGGCTTGAGAACACAATAACCAGCAAATTTGGAAGAGTTTGGACGATTGGATGCTTGACAAGTTCACCCCAGTAAGTCTGCTGACAAGCACTAATAACTTGAGTTGTTTCCCTAAaagattttaatttttataaatttatactCGAAACTTAAAAGACGGTTTTTATAACTCTGTCAACAGGATTATAATTGGTTGTGATCAAGGAACCATCATGGGAGAAGTTACAAATGCTTAAAGTTAAAGATTCTCTGTGTCTCTCCTGGTGGAAAAGCTACTCAGCTATATTGCTTCTAGTTTCTATTTTATTTTGCTATTTGTATTGTTGTGTTTTGTAAGAATAACTCTGTGACATATGTGGCATTCACAGAAGATATTAAATAAATGAATAGATCACCATCGGATTGTACTGGTGTAACTACTTTGGTTTAGTCAAAAACAAATGTTAATCCATTTTCACTTGTAAACATCTTCATAGAGTTCAAAACAACCAACATTATGCAAGAACTCAACCAGACCTTATGTTAAAGGTAAGTAAATATATGTTCAGATCACTGTTAAAGTTTATCTAGATAATACGGGCATATAAAGTTTATCCAGGTAATACCGGCCCTAATCCAAAAAATGGCTCAAATGGCCCAATAAAGTTTTAGGTTCTAAAATCACTAATGCTATTCCTGATAAAATCAAAAAAAAGTTTGCTAATACTATTAGAAATGATAAAACAATGATATGGAAAGTTTGGATGAATTTATACTTATAGCGAGTCTCAATAACATTGTCTATTATTTACTCTGAATCTACAAACACACAGTCTAATTTTCATAATCCATTTCATTATGTTGGCTATAATTTATAGTAAGCCGAGATGTAATAAACGAGTTTGAGTACTTTTGAACGAATTAAAGACGTGTATTCAATTGGAATTTTGGAGGATTTTCATGGATTTTAGAAATCATGCGTTATTCAATTTggtttttatataattttttaaaatctgAAGATATTCAATAAGGATTgaaaaaaatcttttaaaatatgagtgtattcaatttagattttaaaaagtcaatcaaaatttggtggtattcaatttagattttaaaaaatcaatcaaaatctgatattcaaaagtccatggattttattttatttaaaaaagttgTGGATTTTGATAGATTTACGGGTacatttttaatatcttgaaatctcttcaaaatacatgagattttgatggatttctAACACTACAAGATTTCAGATCAACTCCATCAAAATCCACGACaaattaaaatcaacaaaaacttttaaaattcatatattattaaaaatcctttaaaatctgaaatgaatACACCTCCTGAACCTCCGTTTCAAATTAAATGAGATGTAATTTAAGTACCAAAATTATCATATACTGATTTTAGGGTTTTGAGAGTCGACCCCCAAAATTAAAGTTCTAGCCACCACTTTTCCATTCTTCAACCTTTATCCATCAATCGATCAAGCCCCCTTTGGTTCTCTCATCTCTTCTtttatttatctattattttttttcaataaaACCAATATCTAATTCTTTTCGGATGAAATCTTGTCGAGTATCTTGTTATCAAGGTTGTTAGTCATGCCCATCTTTTTGGGATGTTAGTATTGTATGTCGTGATGTTCTTCTATCTTTTGTTGCCGGTTTCGGTAGTCGCTCTaagaatgatttatatgatattttTGGAGATCTGTAAGACTTGTATCAGATCTGGGACGGTGGTGGATATCGCAaaagctcacctttcacaacAAAAAAGTGTTCGTATTTTAGGGGCAGTTGTTGCTCTACTATCCGTTAATATAATTGATAGTATTAAATATTGGGTTACAGATGATACTTATGTAAAAGTCAAAATGTGTTACTACTAGTTTCAGAATTGATGTAGGTTGGATTACTTCATATGATTGTAATActttttagtttaaaaaatttgaatattttatgTGTTAAACAATTTGAAAAACAAAACAATTATTTGGTTAAGTTGACCGTTGGGGTTTGTCcaatattttaatgaaatttttactttatttgtaaaaaaaatgagATGTAATTTATGAATTAAACGAGTCAAATTTTTGACCCCAACTCAAATCGATCGGTTATACTCGACTAAACGATCTCAAAGTTATTTTCAAGATCGACTCATGTTCAAGCTCCAGGCAAACGATTAAACAAGTTAGAGCACTCATGCTACCTGTTTAATCTCTACTCAAATGTTTCTCTTTTAACCGGAGCACAATTTGTTTTgcttaattttaatttataatgtTTGAGAAAAACTTAAACTATTTATTTAACATAatcaattattttaaaattttaaataaaataaaaataacttGTCCATGATATTCGTTCtgaataaattataaaatattataaaaatatgaaAGTCAAAATTTTATTCATCTCAAACTTTTTTGAAAAGTCGGATATAAATAAAAGCATTttaaagaaaatctgattctgtCCAACTCATATTTCAAAATACCCCAACTTCGTATGATTTTGAAGTCTGTGATCTTTTAAAACGCCCATAAATTCAGTCCATTCTGCATGTAAGTAACCACCACAAATATTACCGAATTCCCCTAATTTTCAAAATACACGATAATGCAACAAAAAAAGAGGACAATAATGAAAATTTTATGAATAATATAATATTTCTTTTGATCTTCTTtctaataaatattatataatatattattttatataaaaatctTTAAAAGTATCATATATCTTTGTAAAAAAATTATAGTAATTTTTATAAAGATAAGAAAATCTAGAGTATCTTGTACATTTTTTTCACAAGATAAAATATCTTGTGTATATCTATTAAAACAATAATCAAATATCCATATTTAGCATAAATTTAGAATaaagaagataatataatattcatCATTATATTGTTATAAAGATAAACACATCAGAAAGGAGGTGGCCGATATTGTATCAATAATCGAATATGATTAGTCGTTTGTTGGAACTAAATATTCCATTTAGGCAAAATGGAACCAAACCAAGACCCATTATTGATTATTGAGCTAGTGAGCTCCTGCACTACCCTTGACACTCCATATTGGTTGTATCCGCTTtaacatttttatttattttaaagaAAGTTATAAAATTAACAAAGCATTGGTGGAGTTCTTCATTTCTAGGGTACATAGATTATAATAAAAAGTTATAATATGtcattttgaaaaaaattataaattataaaatatataatgaaatgtaattttaataaaattaatatattgcAGTTCCATAAATTAGGATGATGGGTGGCAAAAGATTAGTCTTGTAatggctagaaaaataagaaatATAGGGTGGTtttgtatatataattattatagcGTATTTAATAGTTAATATATTTTTTCTATTAAACTGACAATGATTTCAAAAACATTTATCACATGTATTCTTTTAATTCAAAGTGTATTATTTTTTCTTCATGGTTTTTATGTTCTAGGAAAAAAAGTCACATTATCAtttcaataaaaaaaattaagctAGGATATTGACATACGTAGAAATTTATATAGATCATTAAACACAGTTCCTAGATACTTCAgatttaaaaaattataagaGAGAAAAGTTTCATATTAATTAtgcaaaaaaaaatatttttaaaattataactATAAACACGTTTCAAATGTTATAAAATGTTGAATTTAAATATCATATTTATATAACACTATATATCATAACACATAATCAACCTAGAATTTTATAAACAATTAAAGtagttgatatatatatatatatttataaataatcaagATTCTAATCTCAAAACAATGTAACACCAATATTCTAAAATGCATTTTTGAAGATATATTTTTCAGATTAAGATTCcctaaatataatataaaaatgtTAAAACCTACAcattttattttaaatctttagtctaaaaaaaagttcaaaatatGTGCATGGCTTTCCGATTTGATGCCCTAAACATAACCTAAACTCATAGTAAAAAATTAAACATTTTGTTATTTCAAAACTCATAACAAAACCATTAAAACTAAAAATACGAGGCTGTCTCCAACATTTTAACTGTGGATGTTCGCCACACAAACAAACAGACAACGATGTTATGTAATATCATTCATGTTGAGTACAACCATGGAAATACACCAAGGACATAGCTG
The sequence above is drawn from the Apium graveolens cultivar Ventura chromosome 2, ASM990537v1, whole genome shotgun sequence genome and encodes:
- the LOC141705834 gene encoding BTB/POZ domain-containing protein At5g48130-like, encoding MDTASFNISPLSSPFPSPNVAALLKIKIISWSQETGFPVSLSVQVADRTFNLHKYPLISKSGYFSRTLGESNEIKLPKDFPGGPETFEMISLFIYGSSSLVDPFNVAALRCAAEFLEMTEDYCSGNLCQRFDIYLNQVVLQSWDDTLIVLQKCQTLLPWAEDLLIVSRCIESLAFMSCMEILDPERRRNQPVVTLDMLASQAWSCQKVEEIVRRDLWIKDLIALPFVFFKRIIGSLRRQGMREKYVSPIVLFYADKWILSTKTRQSSGDKNGSENTNNKDLTVLRGVISLLPMGEKASKAIPVGFYLSLLSRSLQFGLTSKYIQGKLQDQIATILHTAYFEDFLFPATGSDSLSSSIELATMENIFSTYVASNMDSDYIHSPNNSVVAELWDSYLAHIATDPRMSLKRIVALVEMVPTSSRQNHDHLYHALDTFLQVHKDLTPEEKAMVCKNLKCQKLSPEVCIQAVQNNLMPLRLVVQALFIQQLNTHQTLKECSDSFRYEAHCKEFSGSLPRSQNLEESPTYTSGETGSRPLNSVPHKKAPALQRSEFSQKDYESTSFRIQTLEQELNTLKTRLEMQKNPMTINQSSANPRSSTSCNIKSGKKRNSLISCIGSVNLSSQRKHASRLVKLFRRISLFSSSRRLHRKTTTSSRTKAV
- the LOC141705835 gene encoding coatomer subunit beta'-2-like — encoded protein: MSLAIKIQNEFDRRSERVKCVDLHPTQPWALLSLYSGTVCIWNYQSQETEKSFKIAETPVRCAKFIPGKDCFVAGADDKMIRVYNYSTAEKIKEFEAHTDYIRSVDVHPSLPYVLSASDDKLIKLWNWEKDWECTQIFEGHEHYVMQAAFNPKETSTFASASLDSKTIIWNVGSPNPKHVLEGHSKGVNTVEFFVAGDKSFVLTGSDDFTAKVWDYHTGACLHTLEGHTNNVTSVRFLGDVPNGPLIITGSEDETIRIWNTTTYRLENTITSKFGRVWTIGCLTSSPQIIIGCDQGTIMGEVTNA